The Prionailurus viverrinus isolate Anna chromosome C1, UM_Priviv_1.0, whole genome shotgun sequence DNA window GAAACAGCAGGTGCACAAGGTATTTCCACTGACAATTTGATGGCAATCTCATCTTGAATTAGAGAGGATTCTGGGGATGTTTCCTTCTTGCCCTCATCAGCTTTCAAAGACTCCATGGTGAGGCTCTCATGCTCACCACTGGACTCGTAGGACTCTTCTTTGTCCACAGCCTCCTGGTGCACCAAGTCAGGCTTGGCCACCTTCTCCTTGATTTCTGTCTCACTGGTTTTAGTGCCTTCTTTCATGTGGCCAGGATCAACACTCAGAAACATATCTCCCTCCTGAGGTACTGCAGATGAGGGGGTGAGATCTTGTGTAGCTTCGAGTTGAAGTTCTGTTGCTTTTCCAGCATCTCTGGTCAGTCCTGCAGCCATCTGTCCAAAGTCACTGATTTTAACATCTAATTGAACCTGGTCAGCTTTCTGTGCAATGACATCCAGTTCAGCTTTTTTGGATGGTTCCACCTCAGCTATCTCTGGGACTGAACTAAGACCTGTCTCAGCTTTCTCAGCCGCAGGAGGTGATGTGTCTTTTGATACGGGCAGTTCTTTGGTCGAAGGGTGCTCGTAGGTTACTCCTAATCCAAATGTTTCGACTTTATCACTGGCCTCTTCCGTTGCCTTGGCATGTTCTTTTGCATCAGCATGTTCTTCACTCTTTTCTAGTACAGTATCCAGCTTATCATTAGCTTTCCTCTCCTGATCAAACTCCCTACCCAGTACTGATTTGTCACCAGGGATATGTGGGGATACTTCTTTCTCAGCACCAAACTCATCTTTGACTCTGCCGGCAGCTGCCAATTTTACTTCAATCAACGAAAGGTCTGTGGCTAGATCTCTTCGCATTTTATCATCAGTGCCTTCGTAAAAGGAACCACTCTCCCCTGACAGATTCTCACTGTCTTGAACAGGTGATGGCAGTGGGACagtgtatttattgaacacacaGTAACCCAGGTCTTCCAGCTGACTGTCTGTTTTAACAACAACATGGTTTTCGTCAGTGACAGGGGGCAAGCCGGCGCTACTCTCCTCAACCACAGTCTCTGATGGGACTGATTTCCTCCTGGCAACCTCAGCATCTGCACTCACAGAGGCTAATCTTGACCTTGTGCCTGCCAGGTCTAGCATTTCAGGCAGGTCAGGGGCCATGACAGTGCCATTTTTGTAATAATCTTTGGCTAGGAAAGGTGACTCACACGATGTCTCAACTTGAGCATTTTCCTCTCCGGTAGCTTTTTCTCCCTCTATctgttcttcttcctctttgctttctaCTGGGAAACATGGGGCTTTCTCAAGTGCAGGGGTTGTGGCTGGAAGGTAATCATCTCCTTCATCCATACTTCCGCTAGTGTTCGTTAGAATATCAGAAGCCAGAGGAGAAAGATCATGTCCCCGACCAAAGTTAAATCCAAGGGCTATGGAATCCAGGCAAGACATGGGCAAATTGATTGACATGCTTCTTTGTTCTATTGCAGACCTTCCACCAAGTCCTAAACTCCTGCTTAATGTCAAGTCGTCCTTATTCTTACTGTGGAGATCCCTTTTCTCCCCATATACTTTTGGATCAATAGTAAACATTCTTTCTTGAGGAGAACTGGGTTCTTCAGGCACCTCAGATGGATAACTCTGTGCAAGAGTGCTATACCCTGCTTCTTGTGCTGGAGCACTGGGCTGGGGTTCTTTACCTGCCTGAAGTCCCTTGTCACCGTTTTTATATGCAGGAGATACGGTATCAAAAGGCTCTTGGGCACTTTCTCTTGTGTCACTTAGTTCATAGTAATCACTGCCTGGCTGGATGCTTTTTGTCACTTCTTCTTTCAAGGCAGATGTTTCAAAATACTTGGACATTCCTGACTTATCTTCATAAAATGGCATGTCAAGCTCAGCTGACGTTTCAGCCCCAACCCCTTCAACCTTATGATCTTTATCAGCAACTTTTTCTTGAAAAAGGTCCTGGGTTGCACTCTGTTCACTTACTGCAGCTGGTTCGGTCATGACTTTCTCCAGTGTCTTGGAGGTCATGGCTGAATCTGTAACTGTTTGCTCCAAACTTACAGGGAATGAGTCCTGTTTTAGTGTATCTGTGGTAGTGTCTTGGCCTTTCTGTTCTTCTTTCGAGAGGGTGTGCTCCACGGAGGGCTGAATTatgcctgtttcttcatctgtcagtTTGGGGGGCTCACTCTCTTTTGGCATGGCTTCTTTGTCAGAGATGGTCGTTTTCTCTTCAAGCTTTAGCTGAGACTCCTTTTCAGTAAGTGTAGCTTCCTGTCCACTGAGGGTTGAGATCTCTGTTTTCTGCACACTCTCTTGCTTTATCGcccctttttcttctcctaaTACTTTCTCTGGGACATATTCTTCCACAGTTGGAATGTGGGCATCTTTGGATAAGGTGATTGCTTCTGAGGCTGGTGCTTCTGCCATTTTGTCAGGTTTATCCTTATGAGGCTCTTCAGCTTTAGAACTATCTTTGGCAGTCACTGGGCCACTGGTTTCTTCCAGAGATTTCTTGTCATCTGGCTGCAATAGGGCAGGGGCAAAGGGTGATGCTTCTGCaactatttcattctttatgacaTCTAAAGGAAGAGTGAAGCTTCCAGCCTGAAAGGGACTTGGCATGGGAGAATCAAATTGTTTCCCTTCCCATTTGGGGATATCCTCAAACACATCCTTTCCCTTCATGGGTGTTAGGGGGCCAGGTGATATGGGAGCAGCTAAACCCCACTCATCTTTTTTTGCTTCTACTGGCATTTCGATGAACCAGTCCTTTTGCTCTTTTGGAGCTGGGGGCTCTGCAGAGAGGTCAATACCAGGCACCACCAGGCTGGGTTCTGTCTTCTGTTTCATGTCTTCCAGCCCGGCACCAAGAGCATGCCCAAACAGGGCGGTgggtgctttttcttcttctgtgccTTGCATGTCCTTTTTATCAGGGGAAGTTTTAGTCGTCTCAGGCTGAGAAGCTAAGGCAGCATGTTTAAGGTCTTCACCAGGCTTACTTTGTTCCTCtgactccttttccttcttgtccAATGGCTCAGCTGGGGAGGGAGTCAATTCCTGCTGATCATGGAACTCCATCTTCGAGGCTGGAAGTAAACCTGAAGTAATTGGgttgatttttaaacaaataataggCAAATGCTTTCAGGCAGTAagcttaaaattatattttgaagtgACAAATGAATGGTagggtaaacaaaacaaaacaaaacaaaacaaaatgaaactatgGAACATGCAAGCATGCTacccatttaaaaatcaatatgaaaatgtCAGGACTGAGATATATTTGTACTGCTAAAATGGACTCCTGTTGAGAATCTATGCATACAGGAATTGTAGTTAAGTGTGTAGTTTGAAtactcctttctcctttatttgGTCTTTCCTAAATAGTATGTCATGTATATTGTAGTGGAAAAAAATTTCATGTGCCTTCTACAGacaaaaatcataaattaaagaatattgaATAAGTCAGTAACATTATggtataaaaatacattaaggaCTAAATATGAAAAAGGATGAATGTCTActgaacttttcatttttgttctcgTTTAAAAATGAACTGGCAGGCCATGGGCAGAGTGCCAATTAATTCATAATAAGTATCAATAGTTTCAATTACCTTGATTTACACATGCCAGGGCCAATTTTTTGAACACTGAAAGGTTACTGACATAAGTTTTTAGAGATCATCTGAGATTAAATTtcaggaatataaataaatatttatgatatttatctataaatatattttatataaatatttataatgtaaataaatatttgctattcaCTTTATATGATATGACCTAAAAGTTGACAAATCAATTTGTACCACAAATTCAAAATTCTTAATTCCTAATCATTTTAGTTAACCTACAtgacaaatataagaaaatcttAATTATACTGTTAACACTGGGATGTCATGTGAATACACATTTCAAAAAGAGTCAGTTATTATAACATCTTTCTCTCCCTGGTCATGACCTCATTCTCTGGAACATGACTAATGATAAGACACTAAGTAGTATTGGCTTTAAAGATGCTTCCCAGAAATTAAACAACTCTTTTTTCAATTTCAGTTTGTTCACTAACCCGAAAGGTTTTAGAGTCTCACTTTTGTCACAGGTATTTCACTGTGATCTTTAGGGCTAAATGTAATTATCTGGAAAAGATTTGGGGCAAATAAGAAAATTCAGTCATCTCTCGAAGAGCAAGTGTATGGGTCATCATTACCTTATATACTTGTGTGTCCTGTTGtaacaatagaaaagaaatactttatgaACTTCTAATAAAGGTTAGATGAATGAAAACTCAAGAGATATGGTGATGGTCAAAGAGGTTGGCTGCCATGGAGAGGAAATGATATGAGAAGCATCAGCAGGAGCTTTTAAGGAAACCAAACCAGTATTCATCGAAGCATAAAAAATATAGCACACTGCGGttgcaaacaaaaacaattctaCCATTTAAGCCTCTATGTGCCAAAATCCAACTCTACGATTTGAAAGAAAAGCGTATGaatcgctgtctcaaaaataaaaataaaaatatacatgtattagCAATGTGACTGGCAAACACTTGAGATGAGGGGGCGGACAAAAAGCTCACACAGCATCGTCAGCCTGGCCGCAAAGCGTATCGTATCATGGCAAAGTAAAACCAAGAATCAGCTGCAGCGGTGGAAAACCTAGCTGCCACACAGCACCTGTGCAAGCCACACTCTGCCCATCAAACCTAAAACAGTGGTCTTGGGACCATGAGAAGACCAAGCAATGGAATAGCATTGGAAAGGCATCAGGTTGGTAAGCTGCCGGAGAGATCATTTGCAACAAAACACATGCAAATCCTAGGAAAGACACACCTTCCCCAGCAGAGGAAGGGATTTTTACTTCTGGAGACACCTCCGAGACCTCTTTTACACTTTTCTCCTGTGGGGCCCCTGCTGGGGCACTCTCTTCAGGAACTATTTGGGCCTCCGCACTAGACTCCACTTGGCCCTCACTGAGGCCCTTGGGTTGGTCTGAGGCCTTGGCAGCCCCGCACTCTTTCCCAGGAAGAGTGGCAGGTTTCTCTTCCTCAGCCATTGTTCCCTCTAGCGTTTCTTCTTCTTAGGGATGAAAAAGATGTTGACATCATGACCACAGAACAATACACAAAATGGCAGAAATATCATTCAAGGAACACTTTCAGCTCCATTATGTTGACCTCACCAGAACCTCTTTTCCCATTTGGATGAGCAAATTAATATTCTAATGCAATGTGCATTATGTATTGCTTgggaaattattatatataatctgCTAATAATGATGCCTTTTACACTCTTGATAAaagactgtttttttaaaaacttgagagCTGAAAGGGTTTTATTGCTCTATTACCCTTGGTGGAAATGGCAGGAAGTGGCACATGTATAGAAAGCTCGCTGGAAATAAGAGATGATGCTGCTGGACGATGGATGATCATGAAAAGATAGATGCATAGATGTACTGAAAAATACCTTTACATTTGTTAGACACCTGCTGTTTTCTCCAATGCAGTAAGCCCCTACATATGAATTTCTTATTACTTTACTTAAACCATGCAAACTTCAGTGAAGAAtctttgggaattaaaaaaaacacctggtCTCAAAATGATAGCCACCAACTACCTTAACAGCTTTATCATGGAATCCatcaaaactattttatttagtatttaaaagCAGAAGTATTTACTATTTAAAGCTTCAGACTGTactttaatttgtttaatatttttaaggcaaatgacttcctgattcaatttattttaccTTCCTTGCATCACGTGGTATCAGAGAATGGGTAAGCAAAATATTGTGAAAAACAAGGTCCAGGTAAAATGTAATCTTCCCACTTAGAAAAGTCTACCTCTGGGACACAACTGTTACCCTATTGCTGAAACCCTTAAAATACCAATAATGTAGTTCATGTATACTTCTCTTTGATCCTGAATAAGAAAATGTGCATATTACCTATAAAGTCTTATTTCTgcaattcaaaacaaaaccaccaagaTAACTGAATGGCAACTAAACTGCCAAAATATCCTCCCAAAAGATGTATACCACATgggaaaatgttaacaattaaaaTGTAGACAGCACACTTATGAAGGCCATGAATTGTCGTGTTTATTTGCTTCTCATTTGCACTTCAAATACCaataaaataaatcccatttTATTCCTTAAGAAATTAGAGGGAGATATATAAGCTGTTTTATAGTTCTCCATATGAAAGATTCTTATGAAATTCTCATGAAACAATTATACGTTATTTAAATGGCCTGGTGAGAAAGACGacagatggaaaggaaaggaattttcttttcttttcttttcttttcttttcttttcttttcttttcttttcttttttgagaaatattaaaattcttgggtgggggaggggagagaaatacTTCATCTATTTCCTCCCATTTAGCACCCAGccactttcatttttatcatttaattatataagtaacattttaaaatttcagactcCAAATTATTATTAAGGCCATTTTTACGATGCATAGAATTAGAGATTTTGATTACAGATGAGACTTTTAAAGTCACCTTGTTGTATAAAGTCTAATCAATTTAATCGACATGTTTTCCAAATCTACATAACCTTTTAgctttccctttccttatttCCTATAAATCATGTTTATTTCCACTGCACTTGTCCTTTATTCAAAATTTCACATATTTCTCTTAATTGTGGTAAGTTCACGCTATTGGAAGAACTTAGTATGGGTTAGATTTCTCTGTCAGAGTGTCTGAGCCATTGGGGttctttgttttccaaagcacCCTTGAAGAAGTTTATTATCATGAATGTAGCTGGTAAGCTATGAATTTATTCCCTGTTGCCTTGGAACTATCGGCCCTTACATTAAATGCTGTCTCATATGAAAATAAACTCTTCACGCAAACAAGTCATTTCTCCCTATTTGAGAATAACCTCTTCACCTatgcaaaaaatgtttttagctctaattttgttttcctttacaaaaCTACCTAATTAGAATGAGATAAATTGCAGCCCACCACCCACATTTTTTACCCTCATCACAGCCAGTTATACACTAGGGTCTTCTGGCTTTATGAGGGTGGGATGATGACAAAGGCTGTGGATCAGTTCCTTCACTTTAGCCCAGGTCTGCTGATGTTAGCCAATATTCAGTCACCTGGGGGAGCCTCTCTACTTTCTGTAGAGGATTAAGTGTTTTGGAgaaatacattcattttgtaaCATTAATTCTGTTCCAAACAGATTCACAATCTTTCCCTTCTAAAGAGCTATTGTATTAACATGGCACTAAAAAGAAGGCTAATTCTATTTAAGTCTGGTCCTAGTAATATTATGTatccaaagaggaaaaattatataCAGGATCCTCTTCTTCAGTTTGAGTAAGAGGATATATTCTTCCCCCACTGATTTATTTACAGGGAGCAGAAAGGAGCCAAACTTTAATTGAACTCCTTTTGCTCCCTCCATTTCACTCCCCCATCTTTTTTGCCTTCTTCTCAGAAGcaatgatacagaaaaagaaaacactcacATGCCTCAAATAAGGCTTCTTGTACATGAGGTATTTCGCTAGACATACAAACTATATAGGGACTTCACTTTCATGTGGAAAAAACAGGctctttcccctcccaccccacatacAAAGGTACACTTAGTATGATGCATGTGGTCAAAGCtgcaggctggggaggaggagcaaAAAGGGACCATGCTTGGTTCACCTTTCTCCTGGCCTAAGTGGGCCTCTGCACTCTGCGCTGGGACACTGGGGAGCACACTAGAGGTAGTCCATTGTGAGCTGAACAAAGGATGCTCATAGTACTCCTCATCGGAATTGCAAGGGTCATCATCAGGCACAGATACCGAGATGGAGGGGGCTAGGAGCCTACGCCTCTCCCCGCTGGTGGCAGGTTCATGGCTGGGGAACCTGTGTAGAGGACCCACTTGATCCTCAGCCCCTTCATCTacaaacagacacacaggaaGAAACTGCAGGGAGAACTGGACAAGACAGACACAAGATCAGACGAACGAGACAAACACCTGCACAAGGACACAATGGGCTACAGAACCAGCAGAGCGGGATGGAGGGGAATTAGCAAGACCAAGCTGATGGAGGATGGGAGAGAGTGAATGTTTCATGCTTCAGCAGCCACTGAATTTACACTATGCCTTAGGTAACCTTGCCATTGATTTAATAAATCAAATGCGCTAACACCCTTTACTGTATACATAATAGAAATGGTCTATACATTCCCCTCAAACAAGTCAGAATAACCACAAAAACACTGGAATAGAAACAAAGCATTACAATACAAAAGCAGTATTTGGAAGAAATGTTTTCAAGCAGGTTCTTTTCATGCTTCTGTCAATATTTTTAtgagttaaaaaagaagaaaagtgttaGGACCTGATGCTATACAATTATAGAGGAAAACAGTCCTGTTAAAGCACAACCTTAATTATCTAGGATGCTCACATAGTTAGCACTttggttaatttaattttttgttaatgacTTTCACCAGAAAGCCATTTTTAATTCCAATCCAGTTGAGAAAAATCTATAGTGTATTATTCTTTCCTGTCTTGCTAAGGAGAGCACAGTGGCATAGCTCCTTAGATCTTTCTTTGGATGCCAAATCCTAGCGGTGTCCCTTCTAACACTGGTTCTCATTTGCATGACTGTGAAGGTAGCCGGTTTTAAGAAAGTCCCTAACAATataaatcatttccttttctttttcttctgaaagtgTAAAAGTGATATAATTAGCTGAGAAGTTCCACAGAGCTGGATTCAGATTCACCAAGACTTTATTCTATGTGATTTCATTTGCACCTCTGGCTCTTGgctgtctttatattttaaaccCTCATTGCATATTTCTCATTGAAATGCTAAAAGAACTGCTCTCACTTCTATCCTTTCCAGTGTCTTGGCTTAGAAATCAgccttatttaaatatatgtccTTAAAAACACAAGTGTAGGTTAGTCTGCTCGCACTTGGATTCTGGTATATTTCGTGAGCTTTAAGGATGATGACAGCAAACAATATTCAGCTTCTGATGTGGTATGCACACTACATCTCAGGCCTACATGACAGGTTACTGAACTTGCTAATCACTATTTGTTTACTTATAGAgagaaataagttttaaatttcataacTTTCAATAATAAGAATGATTAAGATTTACTGAAAGTCTGTGTATCTatctgtataatttttatttctatcaaaaCTTAAGCAGATGGATTAgagcatttatttgaaaatgcactgtatttttagggcagtaacTAATTTTCAGCAACAAAGTCCTGCCAACTGGAAATAAATCTGAAATCATAAGGAtactaaaataacattttatagagGGAATGCTTTTAATCTTTTGAGCACATTATTTACTGATTGTTCCATGTTATATTTTTTGGGGCTGGGTGCTCAGAACTTTCTCAGCCATGATGCTTATTATATCAGGGGGTAGCAGAAGACTAAAATTACATTTGATATTCTTAGTTCAACTCGGCACGATTTCTCAGCTGAGCAGATAATTGACTGAGATAATTGGCCTACAACACTGGCTGAATCATAAGCCCCGGGCTTGTCACATGTCCTAGCCATTCATATTTCCTCCAGGACTCCTTAAGGCTCTAAACACCTCATGTACGCAAGTTACTTCTAAAACTTCCAATATGCTCAATAGATTGCATGGACTATCAATAAGTGAAAATGGCATATTTGTCTCTCTGCTTTTCAACATTTTCTGGGGAGTAGGGGTTAACTATaatgtaaaatgaaagaatttaaa harbors:
- the MAP2 gene encoding microtubule-associated protein 2 isoform X3, translating into MADDRKDEAKAPHWTSAQLTEASAHPHPPEIKDQGGAGEGLVRSANGFPYREDEEGAFGEHGSQSTYSDTKENGINGELTSADRETAEEVSARIVQVVTAEAVAVLKGEQEKEAEHKVQPAALPLAAEETPNLPPSPPPSPASEQTVTVEEGLLPASKMEFHDQQELTPSPAEPLDKKEKESEEQSKPGEDLKHAALASQPETTKTSPDKKDMQGTEEEKAPTALFGHALGAGLEDMKQKTEPSLVVPGIDLSAEPPAPKEQKDWFIEMPVEAKKDEWGLAAPISPGPLTPMKGKDVFEDIPKWEGKQFDSPMPSPFQAGSFTLPLDVIKNEIVAEASPFAPALLQPDDKKSLEETSGPVTAKDSSKAEEPHKDKPDKMAEAPASEAITLSKDAHIPTVEEYVPEKVLGEEKGAIKQESVQKTEISTLSGQEATLTEKESQLKLEEKTTISDKEAMPKESEPPKLTDEETGIIQPSVEHTLSKEEQKGQDTTTDTLKQDSFPVSLEQTVTDSAMTSKTLEKVMTEPAAVSEQSATQDLFQEKVADKDHKVEGVGAETSAELDMPFYEDKSGMSKYFETSALKEEVTKSIQPGSDYYELSDTRESAQEPFDTVSPAYKNGDKGLQAGKEPQPSAPAQEAGYSTLAQSYPSEVPEEPSSPQERMFTIDPKVYGEKRDLHSKNKDDLTLSRSLGLGGRSAIEQRSMSINLPMSCLDSIALGFNFGRGHDLSPLASDILTNTSGSMDEGDDYLPATTPALEKAPCFPVESKEEEEQIEGEKATGEENAQVETSCESPFLAKDYYKNGTVMAPDLPEMLDLAGTRSRLASVSADAEVARRKSVPSETVVEESSAGLPPVTDENHVVVKTDSQLEDLGYCVFNKYTVPLPSPVQDSENLSGESGSFYEGTDDKMRRDLATDLSLIEVKLAAAGRVKDEFGAEKEVSPHIPGDKSVLGREFDQERKANDKLDTVLEKSEEHADAKEHAKATEEASDKVETFGLGVTYEHPSTKELPVSKDTSPPAAEKAETGLSSVPEIAEVEPSKKAELDVIAQKADQVQLDVKISDFGQMAAGLTRDAGKATELQLEATQDLTPSSAVPQEGDMFLSVDPGHMKEGTKTSETEIKEKVAKPDLVHQEAVDKEESYESSGEHESLTMESLKADEGKKETSPESSLIQDEIAIKLSVEIPCAPAVSEADLAPDERADVQMEFIQQPKEESKEAPDISVTPSDVTEPLPKAIGAEPAEAQSEEEEIEARGEYDKLLFRSDTLQITDLGIAGVREEFVETCPGEHKGVIESVVTIEDDFITVVQTTTEEGESGSHSVRFAALEQPEVERRPSPHAEEELEVEEAAEAQAEPKDGSPEAPASPEREEVALSEYKTETYDDYKDETTIDDSIMDADSLWVDTQDDDRSIMTEQLETIPKEEKAEKEARRPSLEKHRKEKPFKTGRGRISTPERKIAKKEPSTVSRDEVRRKKAVYKKAELAKKTEVQAHSPSRKFILKPAIKYTRPTHLSCVKRKTTATGGETTQASSVFKQAKDKVSNSTLSKIPAFQGSSKSPRCSSACLSTSKRATFSDSFSIKPTSAGSTDRLPFSESGNKDGVTKSPEKRSSLPRPSSILPPRRGVSGDREENSFSLNSSISSSARRTTRSEPIRRAGKSGTSTPTTPGSTAITPGTPPSYSSRTPGTPGTPSYPRTPHTPGTPKSAILVPSEKKVAIIRTPPKSPATPKQLRLINQPLPDLKNVKSKIGSTDNIKYQPKGGQVQIVTKKIDLSHVTSKCGSLKNIRHRPGGGRVKIESVKLDFKEKAQAKVGSLDNAHHVPGGGNVKIDSQKLNFREHAKARVDHGAEIITQSPGRSSVASPRRLSNVSSSGSINLLESPQLATLAEDVTAALAKQGL